Proteins from one Pontibacter korlensis genomic window:
- a CDS encoding RagB/SusD family nutrient uptake outer membrane protein: MKTKYIASLILSGLIGFSTVSCTDDLDQTPPYEVTSASVYRDFNNYKAVLAKVYAGYALTGQQGPAGDPDITGGDEGFSSYLRQYWQLQELPTDEAVIGWGDAGLPDLHDMDWTPNNQFITAMFARIYYQVSLTNEFIRETTDAKLSDRGITGTNAETARIYRAEARFLRALSYYHALDLFGNVPFVTEEDQVGAFFPEQIERAELFRYIESELLDIEDDLVAAGQNEYARADQAAAWMLLAKLYLNAEVYAGEPRYTEAVTYSKKVIDAGFSLEPEYERLFLADNHTAEGIIFPIAFDGTRTQTYGGTTYLVHGPVGGTMAPEDFGIDGGWAGMRTTPSIVNLFPSATGEPDERAMFHTDGQSLEVNEIGSFSNGYPITKYKNITSTGATGSHPGKVFVDTDFPLFRLADAYLMYAEAVLRGGSGGDMGTALQLVNELRERAYDGESGNITQSQLTLRFILDERARELSWEGHRRTDLIRYGLFTSGEYLWAWKGGVRNGRAVESYRTIYPIPTADIIANPNLVQNPGY, translated from the coding sequence ATGAAGACGAAATATATAGCTAGTCTGATCCTTTCAGGCTTGATAGGCTTCTCAACAGTATCTTGTACGGATGACCTGGACCAAACCCCGCCTTATGAGGTAACGTCTGCGTCTGTTTACAGAGACTTTAACAACTACAAGGCAGTGCTTGCCAAAGTATATGCTGGCTATGCCTTAACAGGACAGCAAGGTCCTGCCGGTGACCCGGACATTACAGGTGGTGACGAAGGTTTCTCCTCTTACCTGCGCCAGTACTGGCAGCTGCAGGAGCTACCAACCGACGAGGCTGTAATTGGTTGGGGCGATGCCGGTTTGCCTGACCTGCACGATATGGACTGGACCCCAAACAACCAGTTCATCACGGCCATGTTCGCTCGTATCTACTATCAAGTGTCGCTTACAAACGAGTTCATCCGTGAGACAACCGATGCGAAGCTGAGCGATCGTGGTATTACGGGCACCAATGCGGAAACTGCAAGAATCTACCGTGCAGAAGCACGGTTCCTGAGAGCCCTGAGCTACTATCATGCCCTGGATCTGTTTGGCAACGTGCCATTTGTAACAGAAGAGGATCAGGTAGGAGCGTTTTTCCCAGAGCAGATCGAGAGAGCAGAGTTGTTCAGATACATAGAGTCTGAACTGCTTGATATCGAGGATGACCTGGTAGCGGCTGGCCAGAACGAATATGCTCGTGCTGATCAGGCAGCGGCCTGGATGCTGCTTGCTAAGCTGTACCTAAATGCTGAAGTATACGCTGGAGAGCCTAGATATACAGAGGCTGTAACTTACAGCAAGAAGGTGATCGATGCTGGCTTTAGCCTTGAGCCGGAGTATGAGCGTCTGTTCCTGGCCGATAACCATACAGCAGAGGGTATCATTTTCCCTATCGCTTTTGATGGTACCAGAACGCAGACCTACGGTGGCACAACTTACCTGGTGCATGGCCCAGTGGGTGGTACGATGGCTCCGGAGGACTTTGGTATCGATGGCGGATGGGCTGGTATGCGTACCACTCCTTCCATCGTGAACCTGTTCCCGAGTGCAACTGGTGAGCCTGATGAGCGCGCGATGTTCCATACCGACGGACAAAGCCTGGAGGTAAACGAAATCGGATCATTCTCTAATGGTTACCCGATCACAAAGTATAAGAACATAACTTCGACTGGCGCAACTGGCTCCCATCCAGGTAAGGTTTTTGTGGACACAGACTTTCCTTTGTTCCGCCTGGCAGATGCGTACCTGATGTATGCTGAGGCCGTTCTTCGTGGTGGTTCTGGTGGAGACATGGGTACAGCACTGCAACTTGTAAATGAGTTGCGTGAGCGTGCTTATGACGGCGAGTCTGGTAATATTACGCAGAGCCAGCTAACGTTAAGATTTATACTTGACGAGCGTGCCAGAGAGTTAAGCTGGGAAGGTCACCGCAGAACAGACCTGATTCGCTATGGCTTGTTTACAAGCGGCGAGTATCTGTGGGCCTGGAAAGGTGGCGTGCGTAATGGTAGAGCAGTAGAAAGCTACCGCACCATCTATCCAATACCTACAGCCGACATTATAGCCAACCCTAATCTGGTTCAAAACCCGGGATATTAA
- a CDS encoding FecR family protein yields the protein MKQSYYKTSDFTTDEDFIKWVQYPTAESDAFWQEFLEKHPSHRQAVQEAREMILHLSADNLHDANADLEEVWQHLHTAKQDYLANREAEEGQVAKVISISASRFGWTWAAAAAVILLVTGFFLYQQRTATVTYVAAAGERLHLRLPDSSSVVLNSDSKLILPAKWALDKDRIVKLEGQAFFSVTHKQNKQKFIVETASGLEVEVLGTEFSVFESDSLKRVILESGKVSLNLLHQGKTQRVEMVPGELVDIAAANVITKKKVQPELYNAWKSSKLTLENKTLKEISAILQHSYGYRVVVTDSSLMQQRITAYLDNNTPNHILSTLSGTLNVEIQKHNKNITISSN from the coding sequence ATGAAGCAATCATACTATAAGACCTCTGACTTTACTACCGACGAAGATTTCATAAAGTGGGTGCAGTACCCTACAGCAGAAAGCGATGCTTTTTGGCAGGAGTTTCTGGAGAAGCATCCATCGCACAGGCAGGCTGTTCAGGAGGCACGCGAGATGATCCTTCACCTGTCAGCAGACAACCTGCATGATGCAAATGCAGACCTTGAGGAGGTGTGGCAGCACCTTCACACCGCCAAACAGGATTACCTGGCAAATAGGGAGGCTGAAGAGGGGCAAGTGGCAAAGGTAATTTCTATAAGCGCCAGCAGGTTTGGCTGGACATGGGCTGCAGCTGCTGCAGTTATACTACTCGTAACAGGTTTCTTCCTGTATCAGCAGCGTACGGCTACAGTTACCTATGTAGCTGCGGCTGGTGAGCGCCTGCATCTGCGCCTGCCTGATAGCTCATCCGTGGTACTAAACAGCGACAGTAAGTTAATACTACCAGCCAAGTGGGCTTTAGACAAAGACAGGATCGTGAAACTGGAAGGGCAGGCTTTCTTCTCTGTCACGCACAAACAAAATAAGCAGAAGTTTATAGTTGAGACAGCAAGTGGGCTGGAGGTAGAGGTACTAGGTACAGAATTCAGCGTTTTTGAAAGCGATAGCCTAAAGCGGGTAATACTCGAGAGCGGTAAAGTTAGCCTGAACTTGCTGCACCAGGGCAAAACGCAAAGAGTGGAAATGGTGCCTGGTGAATTGGTAGATATAGCTGCTGCCAATGTCATTACTAAGAAGAAGGTGCAGCCCGAGCTCTATAACGCCTGGAAAAGCTCCAAGCTCACGCTCGAAAATAAGACCCTAAAAGAAATCTCCGCCATACTGCAGCACAGCTACGGTTATAGGGTGGTAGTAACCGACTCTAGCCTAATGCAGCAGCGCATTACAGCCTACCTGGATAACAACACTCCAAACCATATTCTCTCTACTCTTTCAGGTACGCTGAATGTGGAGATACAAAAGCATAACAAGAACATCACTATAAGCTCTAACTGA
- a CDS encoding SusE domain-containing protein, translating to MKIWLNKFSILSLLSLALFSCEKDEDRVTVSTGETPTLTASSSSVVLIEAETDEDAVTFSWNPYELNWSNEDVAHNEAINYILQFDQPGDNFESPEEVEVGSDLSRTFTHGELNALMNRMEYTAGQEGEVAVRLFPLLGDNQTPTYSDVVTISITPWLDKPKFATIYMVGDATASNWDAMNGMPMFRSEADPFVFTYTGFLESGALKFLQNPGQWAPQWGSDGTATGVAFRATEDDADPGTFNVPANGYYTVNLDIRKMTFSLAPYDAAGAPTYSSIGIIGGFNDWADIAPMTKSSFNPHLWSMDYSFAQSTELKFRIAEGWSMNWGAGNNSSDIYGRGSLNSPNIAVAAGNYRIIFNDLTGDYVFIKQ from the coding sequence ATGAAAATCTGGCTAAATAAATTCTCTATACTTAGTCTACTGTCACTGGCTCTGTTTTCCTGCGAAAAGGACGAAGACAGAGTGACGGTAAGTACTGGAGAAACACCAACATTAACAGCCTCTTCCTCATCGGTTGTTCTGATCGAAGCCGAGACCGACGAAGATGCCGTGACTTTCTCCTGGAACCCTTACGAGCTGAACTGGTCTAACGAAGATGTTGCCCATAACGAAGCAATCAACTACATCCTGCAGTTTGACCAGCCAGGCGATAATTTTGAAAGCCCGGAAGAAGTAGAGGTTGGCAGTGACCTTAGCAGGACCTTTACACATGGTGAGCTTAACGCCCTGATGAACCGCATGGAATATACTGCAGGACAGGAAGGGGAGGTAGCTGTACGTTTGTTCCCTTTGCTAGGGGATAATCAAACTCCAACTTACTCTGATGTGGTTACCATATCTATCACTCCTTGGCTGGATAAGCCAAAGTTTGCTACTATCTATATGGTAGGTGATGCCACTGCTTCTAACTGGGATGCCATGAACGGTATGCCAATGTTCCGTAGCGAGGCTGATCCTTTTGTGTTCACTTATACTGGTTTCTTAGAGTCAGGTGCACTGAAGTTCCTGCAAAATCCAGGACAGTGGGCGCCACAGTGGGGTAGCGATGGCACAGCAACAGGAGTAGCGTTCCGTGCTACTGAGGACGATGCAGATCCAGGAACTTTTAATGTTCCGGCTAATGGCTACTATACTGTTAACCTGGACATCAGAAAGATGACTTTCTCACTAGCTCCATATGATGCAGCTGGTGCTCCTACTTACAGCTCCATTGGTATCATTGGTGGCTTTAATGACTGGGCAGACATAGCGCCTATGACAAAGAGCAGCTTTAACCCGCACCTGTGGTCTATGGATTACAGCTTCGCTCAAAGTACTGAATTGAAGTTCCGTATTGCAGAAGGCTGGAGCATGAACTGGGGTGCAGGAAACAACAGCAGCGACATTTATGGTCGTGGTTCCCTGAACAGCCCTAACATTGCAGTTGCTGCTGGTAACTACCGTATTATCTTCAACGACCTGACTGGAGACTACGTCTTCATCAAGCAGTAA
- a CDS encoding RagB/SusD family nutrient uptake outer membrane protein: MKSLIKRSLVVLGCATMGVFSSCTDLDEEVYSDYTDKNFPTTPEQYAALTGPVYVAAQKFFDNNFYDLQETSTDEVVVPTRGGDWFDGGKWRAMHFHTWTPSHELMRNSWDWGFNAIGTANRVLKQLETAPESDNKRQTIAEVKTMRAWYYFNMMDAFGNIPVVTTFDDNAAAPKQMPRAEVFAFITSELEENLENLTEEVSPTTYGRPTKWMAHTLLAKLYLNAEVYAGQPQWDKVVEHTDAVINSGKYALESNYFDMFKANNGPQNREPIFSIPFDAVKAKGNLLYNKVLHYAHRNTYGLTTNPWNGWTTTPNFFNLFADEDIRKQQWLFGQQYNASGDPLIYNGVNVVLDPYFFPAFDVGGEDDLGRLAGARNVKYQPDENAVNYNANNDVVIFRYADVLLMKAEAILRGSSLGSAGEALSLVNQIRDRASNSNPDFRYTAANLTLQSIYNERGREFALEMTRRTDMIRFGRFEDEILFKPANPGETYKRIFPIPATALASNPNLVQNPGY; the protein is encoded by the coding sequence ATGAAATCGCTGATAAAAAGAAGTCTGGTAGTTTTAGGCTGTGCTACTATGGGAGTATTCTCCTCCTGTACAGACCTTGACGAAGAAGTATACTCAGATTATACAGATAAAAACTTCCCAACCACACCGGAGCAATATGCAGCCTTAACCGGACCAGTATATGTTGCGGCACAAAAGTTCTTCGACAACAACTTTTACGACTTACAGGAGACAAGTACAGACGAAGTGGTAGTGCCTACCCGCGGAGGTGACTGGTTTGACGGAGGAAAGTGGAGAGCCATGCACTTCCATACCTGGACTCCTTCGCACGAGCTTATGCGCAACTCCTGGGACTGGGGCTTTAACGCCATTGGAACAGCCAACCGTGTACTGAAGCAATTGGAAACAGCGCCAGAGTCTGACAACAAGCGCCAGACCATTGCCGAGGTGAAGACAATGCGTGCGTGGTACTACTTCAACATGATGGATGCCTTCGGGAACATACCGGTTGTAACCACTTTTGATGATAACGCAGCCGCTCCAAAGCAAATGCCGAGGGCAGAAGTATTCGCCTTCATCACCTCAGAATTGGAGGAGAACCTGGAGAACCTGACGGAGGAAGTTAGCCCAACCACCTACGGCAGACCAACCAAGTGGATGGCCCACACACTGTTGGCTAAGCTGTACCTGAATGCAGAGGTGTATGCAGGGCAGCCACAGTGGGATAAGGTGGTAGAGCACACAGATGCAGTTATCAACTCAGGTAAGTATGCGCTGGAGTCTAACTACTTCGATATGTTTAAGGCCAACAACGGCCCGCAAAACAGAGAGCCTATCTTCTCCATTCCGTTTGATGCAGTGAAGGCAAAGGGTAACCTGCTGTACAACAAAGTACTGCACTATGCACACAGAAATACATACGGCCTTACCACCAACCCATGGAATGGCTGGACGACCACCCCTAACTTCTTCAACCTGTTTGCTGATGAAGACATACGTAAGCAGCAGTGGTTATTTGGCCAGCAGTATAACGCCAGCGGCGATCCGCTTATCTACAACGGTGTAAACGTGGTGCTGGACCCTTATTTTTTCCCAGCCTTTGATGTTGGCGGCGAGGATGACCTTGGTCGTTTGGCGGGAGCGCGTAACGTAAAGTACCAGCCAGATGAAAACGCCGTGAACTACAACGCGAACAATGATGTGGTAATCTTCCGCTACGCCGACGTGCTGCTTATGAAAGCTGAGGCGATCCTGAGAGGTAGCTCCCTTGGTTCAGCCGGTGAAGCCCTTAGCCTGGTTAATCAGATCCGGGACAGAGCGTCTAACAGCAACCCTGACTTCAGGTACACAGCCGCTAACCTAACGTTGCAGTCTATCTACAACGAAAGAGGCCGTGAGTTTGCCCTGGAGATGACCCGTCGCACCGATATGATCCGCTTCGGAAGATTCGAGGATGAGATTCTGTTCAAGCCTGCTAACCCAGGTGAGACGTATAAGCGCATCTTCCCGATTCCTGCTACAGCACTGGCATCTAACCCGAACCTGGTGCAGAACCCTGGTTATTAA
- a CDS encoding SusC/RagA family TonB-linked outer membrane protein, whose translation MRKKSTNRARTCSLITAACFLYFSGAAQDQHDDKVAFATGMHLVGQSASYKSLSDVLKDLRSKHGIQYSYKADVAKQLQLPVPAGLLAEDNVEVVLSNVLFPNGLTYKKVNDVYIITKAASSNPAPASSTPAKNTKAVQEQAVRGTVTDDNGSPLPGVAVVVKGTTRGTSTDVSGNFSLSVPANATLVFSFIGFQVQEIAVGNQSTFNVTLQTDTKALQEVVVVGYGTQKKSDVTGSVASISPKEFNNGVVGSPDQLLAGKVPGLTINRSSGDPTAGSTIQLRGPSSLTAGSAPFYVIDGVPGASIDLVAPDDIVSMDVLKDASATAIYGSRAANGVIMVTTKRGKAGAPTLSYSGYAALETVANKINVLSADQYRQFLADNDMQVAESEDGASTNWQDEIYRNGISQNHNLGFSGGTESTRYNASINYFDNEGIVRRNSLERVIARLGVDQDMFEGKLRLGLSVVNTMVNSSHVDYGIFNGAARFLPVSPVTKAGEEYERYGGYFQVPGRTNYFNPVAMLNQRDEERNRNIMLGSAKVGVDILPGLVLDLSGSLQRENYDRSYYMSRSDFDPRALGMGYAEREGLKHTDKVFESVLNYTKSFADKHELKLLGGYSYQNTMRNDGIRAINDNFSSDELGAGNLFAGNGDAALHFRGFPRKEESTLVSFFGRVNYSFDEKYILSATLRRDGSSKFGVNNRWAMFPSFAAAWRIAEEEFMQTQSLFSDLKLRVGYGISGNQNIPPYRSITLFGPQEDQFLYNGEFINSYSVIQNPNPDLKWESTSMLNVGLDFAFLNGRISGTLEYYDKQTDDLLYEYNVPTPPYQFNRLLANGATMSNKGVELMLTGEVISSNDFNWSSTLNFARNKNEVGSLSSNVDNLNVTQRLEGYLNLDGWTGQSVSLVEPGLPLGTFYTARYIGYDQNTQQTIYQTPQGELVTADQLRTPDDFQIVGQALPKFTYGWSNNFNYKSFDLGFFLRGVYGNKIFNATRADLSRLTQATSFNISEEALADGIFEAPVASSRWLEDGSFARLDYATLGYRFNVSGMKYLKSARVYVTGQNLFVITDYTGVDPEVSLDGLAPGIDNRNYYPKTRSFLVGVNVSF comes from the coding sequence ATGCGTAAAAAATCTACTAACCGAGCAAGGACATGCAGCCTGATAACGGCGGCATGCTTCCTTTACTTTTCGGGAGCAGCTCAGGATCAACACGATGACAAGGTGGCTTTTGCTACCGGCATGCACCTCGTCGGGCAGAGTGCTTCCTATAAGTCACTAAGCGACGTGCTGAAGGACCTGCGCAGCAAGCATGGCATTCAGTACTCCTATAAAGCTGATGTGGCAAAGCAGCTGCAACTGCCAGTTCCTGCCGGCTTGCTGGCAGAAGATAACGTAGAGGTGGTGCTGAGTAATGTGCTGTTTCCTAACGGCCTTACCTATAAAAAGGTAAATGATGTATACATCATCACAAAGGCGGCAAGCTCTAATCCTGCTCCAGCGTCATCAACACCAGCAAAGAACACAAAAGCTGTACAAGAACAGGCAGTACGTGGCACTGTAACCGATGATAACGGCTCTCCGCTTCCAGGAGTGGCGGTAGTAGTGAAAGGCACCACACGTGGTACTTCTACTGATGTGAGTGGTAACTTTTCTCTGTCTGTACCAGCTAATGCTACCCTCGTGTTTAGCTTTATCGGCTTTCAGGTGCAGGAGATAGCGGTCGGAAATCAGTCAACTTTTAACGTTACCCTGCAAACCGACACGAAGGCACTGCAGGAAGTGGTAGTGGTTGGTTATGGCACACAGAAGAAAAGCGATGTAACAGGCTCTGTGGCCTCTATTTCTCCAAAGGAGTTTAATAATGGTGTCGTGGGCAGCCCGGATCAGCTTTTGGCCGGTAAGGTACCTGGCCTTACGATTAACCGCAGCAGTGGCGACCCAACTGCGGGCTCAACCATTCAGCTGCGAGGCCCCTCTTCTTTAACAGCCGGCTCTGCCCCGTTTTATGTAATTGATGGCGTACCGGGTGCCTCCATTGATCTGGTTGCTCCAGATGACATTGTGTCTATGGATGTACTAAAGGATGCCTCGGCTACTGCGATCTATGGTTCGAGGGCGGCTAATGGTGTTATCATGGTAACAACCAAAAGAGGCAAGGCTGGTGCACCAACACTTTCTTACAGTGGCTATGCAGCTCTGGAGACAGTAGCAAACAAGATAAACGTACTTAGTGCAGATCAGTACCGCCAGTTTCTGGCAGACAACGATATGCAAGTGGCTGAAAGCGAGGATGGCGCAAGTACGAACTGGCAGGATGAGATTTACCGTAACGGCATCTCGCAAAACCACAACCTCGGCTTTAGCGGTGGCACCGAATCTACCAGGTACAACGCCTCTATAAATTACTTTGATAACGAAGGTATAGTAAGAAGAAATTCTCTGGAGCGCGTTATTGCACGCTTGGGTGTAGACCAGGATATGTTTGAGGGCAAGTTGCGCCTGGGACTGTCGGTGGTGAACACGATGGTAAACTCCAGCCATGTGGACTATGGCATCTTTAATGGAGCAGCCAGATTCTTGCCTGTTTCTCCGGTTACCAAAGCTGGTGAAGAGTATGAGCGTTACGGTGGCTATTTCCAGGTGCCAGGCCGTACGAACTACTTTAACCCAGTTGCTATGCTAAACCAGCGCGATGAGGAACGTAACCGTAACATTATGTTGGGTTCGGCCAAGGTAGGCGTTGATATCTTGCCTGGCTTGGTGCTGGACCTGAGCGGCTCCTTACAGCGTGAGAATTACGACCGCAGTTACTACATGAGCCGCAGCGACTTTGACCCACGTGCACTGGGTATGGGCTATGCCGAGCGGGAAGGTTTGAAGCACACAGACAAAGTGTTTGAGTCTGTGTTGAACTATACCAAAAGCTTTGCAGACAAACATGAGCTGAAACTCCTTGGGGGATACTCTTACCAGAACACCATGCGAAACGATGGTATCAGAGCCATCAACGATAACTTCTCCTCTGATGAACTAGGTGCCGGTAACTTGTTTGCCGGTAATGGCGACGCTGCATTGCACTTTAGGGGCTTTCCAAGAAAAGAGGAGTCTACACTGGTGTCTTTCTTTGGACGTGTAAACTATAGCTTTGACGAAAAATATATCCTGAGTGCTACACTTCGCCGCGACGGTTCTTCTAAATTTGGCGTGAACAACAGGTGGGCCATGTTCCCATCGTTCGCAGCAGCCTGGAGAATCGCCGAAGAGGAGTTCATGCAAACACAGAGTCTGTTTAGCGATTTAAAACTGCGTGTAGGGTATGGTATATCCGGTAACCAAAATATTCCTCCATACCGCTCCATCACGCTGTTTGGTCCTCAGGAAGACCAGTTCCTCTACAATGGTGAGTTTATAAACAGCTACTCCGTAATCCAGAACCCTAACCCAGACCTGAAGTGGGAGAGTACCTCTATGCTTAACGTAGGTTTGGACTTTGCCTTCCTGAATGGTCGCATCTCTGGTACTTTGGAGTACTACGATAAGCAGACAGATGACCTGCTGTACGAGTATAACGTGCCTACTCCTCCGTACCAGTTTAACAGGCTGCTTGCCAACGGTGCAACTATGAGCAATAAAGGAGTGGAGCTGATGCTCACAGGTGAGGTAATCAGCAGTAACGACTTTAATTGGAGCAGCACCCTTAACTTTGCCCGCAACAAAAACGAGGTAGGTTCTCTGTCCAGCAACGTGGACAACCTTAATGTAACGCAGCGCCTGGAAGGTTACCTGAACCTGGATGGCTGGACAGGCCAATCAGTTAGCTTGGTTGAGCCAGGCCTACCCCTAGGAACTTTCTACACGGCCAGGTACATAGGCTACGACCAAAATACACAGCAGACCATCTACCAAACACCACAGGGTGAGTTGGTAACTGCCGATCAGCTGCGTACCCCAGATGACTTTCAGATTGTAGGTCAGGCATTGCCCAAGTTTACCTATGGCTGGAGCAACAACTTTAACTATAAGAGCTTCGATTTAGGCTTCTTCCTGAGAGGGGTGTATGGCAACAAGATCTTCAATGCTACAAGAGCGGATCTTTCCCGATTAACACAGGCTACCTCGTTCAACATTTCTGAAGAAGCACTGGCAGACGGCATCTTTGAAGCTCCTGTTGCTTCCAGCCGGTGGCTGGAGGATGGCTCTTTTGCACGCCTGGACTATGCTACACTAGGATACCGCTTTAACGTGTCTGGCATGAAATACCTGAAGAGCGCAAGAGTGTATGTAACAGGGCAGAATCTGTTTGTGATTACGGATTATACCGGTGTAGATCCGGAGGTATCGCTCGATGGCCTGGCACCCGGTATCGATAACCGCAATTACTACCCTAAAACAAGATCATTCCTGGTGGGTGTTAATGTAAGTTTCTAG